The genomic region TGGATTAGTTGAGATTATCTAGTCCCAGAGATTAAGATAAGATTCTGATTAAATCTAAGTTGACAAAAAAACTCAGATCGTGTATTAGGTTCTCTGTCTAGGTTGGCACTGAATCTTTACAAAAGTTAAAATAAAAATTAATTAGGAATTCCTCTCATTAGTTGTACAATGTCTTATAAATTAATTTTTAGTAACTTTTCCTAAAGGAAACGACAGGATGACCATGAGATTGAATCGACGACACTTTATTCTCGCAGCAGGAACAGGGATCGTAGCGGTTGCCGGTAAAAAGTTAATCAGCACAGGGCCGGCGATCGCCCAACGAACCAGCTTAAACCTCTATTCCTCTCGTCACTACGACACCGATGATGAACTTTACGAGAGCTTTTCGCGCGCGACGGGAGTTAAAGTGAACCTGATTGAAGGTAAGGCAGAACAACTCATCGAACGGGTTAAAAGTGAAGGGGCTAATACCAGAGCCGATGTTTTATTAACCGTTGATGGGGGTAACCTGTGGCGAGCCAAACAAGATGGTATCCTACAGTCAGTGAACTCTTCGACCCTGAATCAGAAAATCCCCAATAATCTCAGAGATCCCCAAGGCTATTGGTTTGCCTTCTCGAAGCGGGCCAGGGTGATTATGTATAATAAGAATAAGGTGAGTAAATCCCAACTCTCTACTTATGAGGATTTAGCTGATTCAAAATGGAAAGGGAAAATTTTAATTAGAAGTTCGAGCAATATTTACAACCAATCCCTGGTCGGTTCCTTATTAGCAGCTCATAATGAAAATCAGATCCTCGCTTGGTCCAGAGGTATGGTTTCTAACTTTGCCCGATCGCCAGAAGGCAACGATACCGCCCAAATTAAAGCTTGTGCTGCGGGAGTTGGTGATATTGCGATCGCCAATAGTTACTATCTGGCTCGTTTAGGTAAATCGAGGGCACGGGAAGATCAACAAGTCTTTAATACGATAGGCCTCTTCTTCCCCAACCAAACTGGGCCTAATGGTCGGGGTACTCATGTCAATATCAGTGGTGGTGGTGTTGTAAAACACGCCAAAAATCAACAAGCCGCGATCGAATTTTTAGAACATCTCGCAGAGCGTCAAGCTCAACAGTTTTTCGCAGAAGGAAATAACGAGTATCCTGTGGTTGCTGGTGTTCCCCTTGATTCCGTACTGCAAGGGTTTGGTAGCTTTAAAGCCGATCCTCTCAACCCCGATGTCTTCGGTAAGAATAATGCAGAAGCCTTAAAATTAATGGATCGAGCTGGTTGGAAATAGTGATATAGCTTGATCGCTTAGGTGCTAAGGCTTCAAGCTGTACTCGATAGAAAAGAGAATCGCGATAAGAATTAAGTAAGGTGCGTTCATAACGCACCTTACTTAATTAATCTCTAAGAAGAAGGATGAATGCGCTCCACCCTTCCGGTACTGCCATCCATTTTCACCCAATCTCCATCCTTCAAAAAACGGGTAACTCCGGGAATCGAAACAATGGCAGGAATGCCCATTTCTCTGGCAACAATGGCAGAATGGGAGAGTAAACTACCCCGTTCGACTAACACTCCAGATGCAGCCGGGAATAACATGATCCAACCGGGATCTGTACGTTCGGCAACCAGAATTCTACCGGGTTCTAGGATGGCATTTTCTGGATTCGTGATTACCGTGACTTGCGCTTCGACAATGCCAGGACAACAGCCTAAGCCTTGTAGGGTAGAGTCGGAGTTATCGGAGGGTGGAACAGAAGCGCGGTTTTCCTGGAAACGGTTGCCTTGATAGACAATGCCACGAGTTTCAAAGCGATCGCCAATGTCAGAATTCTGCTGATATTCTGCAAACTCTGACTTCCTCAATTTTATCAAACCTGGCAAATTTGTACAAGTATTCGTCCCTTCCACAAATCCTAAAATCTCGTTGACCTCCAGATAAAAGATATCGCGATAATCCTGGAGAAGATCGAGAGCAATGAACCGCTTACCCAGTTCGACAAAAATGCGGCGCACATGGCCAAATAAGCGAGTTCGTTCAAAGCGGAGATTTTCGCGATCGCGCACACGCTCCCTGGCATTATACAACACCCAATCAAACAGCCAGCGTTTTACGCCAAAGTGTCCCAAAGTTTGACTAACTTTCGCCTCTGCTGCTTGGCGTAAGTCCCCCGAAACCGAAGCCGAATCTTGGAATTGCCCGGATTTTGCCAGTTGACCCACCGAGCGCAAAAGGGGTAGAGGATTATCGAATAGGGTGGGACTTTCCAGTTTCAGCTCTCCCAAACAGCGATCGCCAAATTTGTGCAAATACGCTTCATAGTTTTGCTCTACCTCTGAGGTATTTTTCAAATGGGACAAGATCTCACCCAATTCCCCCTCACAGAAAACTTGAGTCAGTTCCTCATCTTTAGCCACTAAACGCGCTAATTCTTTCACCCGTATTGCTGGTTCTGCGCTAATCATGCCCCCTTCACCGCTAATTAAATCATTTTGCAATGTCCCCGTACTCTCGTTGCACCAAGATTGAGCCAAATTTTGCAAAATGCCATAGAAAATCATTGCAAAAAAGTCATTAATCAAGGGTGCATCCCAACTGCGTAATAACTGCCGTTCTAAATCCCGGTAATGAGCCACTAATTCATCGGCACGTAAATCCTGGAGTTCCAATCCCTTAAATTTCTGCCCTAACCCTTGTGCCAATCGCTGATAGAATCGCTGGATCTTAGACTGTAATAAGATAAAGTTGAGCCCTAATCCGGCAACTGTTTGCAATAAGCGCAGGCTATCCATGATCTGTACCGAGAGCGCTGTTTTTTGACTCGCTTGAATGCCAATCGACTCTAAAATTTCATCTGAAATGGGTTCTTTTACCCCCATCATCTGCTCCATGAATCGGCGATTGACTTGAAACCCAGGCAACAGAGATAAAACCTTGTACCAACTCAGGAGATTATAGTAAACGCGCCCTTGCACCAATCCAATCATGCGATTAAAAGTTTGGGAATTATTTTCCACAACTGTTTTATCCACACTCATTAACAGACAAAATTGCCGGTACACTTCCTCATAAGCGCGACGAGCAAAGGAAAAGGTTAAGGGGGTGGTAACTCCGCTATAGCTTTCGGAGATATTGCTATTGTCCCAAAGATTCAATTGACCATCGGGATCGGGGAGTTTAGCTAATCCGGTAATGGGTCGCGCTTGCAGTAAATAGACTCGATTATTTTCCACCGCCCATTCTATATCCTGGGGACGACCAAAATGCGCTCCGACTTGATGGACTAAGTCAGTAATTTGCTCGATCATTTCTACATCTAACAAGGGATGCTCTTCAGGAGCCGAAATGACGGTTGTTTGGCGATTGATGCGATAGGTTTGCCCATCGACTTCCCCCGAAACCAAAGCATCCCCAACTCCTGAAACCGCGCTAATCACCGTAAGCCCTCGTTGACCCGTGACGGGATCGGCTCCAAAGGCGACTCCGGCAACCTCGGCATTCACCATGCGCTGAACGAGGACGGCTGGGGGTTTGGGGTTACCCAGGTGATGTTGCTGGCGGTAGGCTAAGAGGCGATCGCTAAATCCAGAGCGCCAAACCTCCACTACCCGGTCAGCTACCTCCTCCACAGGCACAAATAGGAAGCTCTCCAATTGTCCCGCAAAGGAATAGTCTGCTCCATCTTCATCGACAGCAGAAGAGCGCACAGCTACCAGTTCTCGATTGGGGGATAAGATTTTTAGGGCTTGTTCTAATTCTGCTTTTACCTTACAATTTAAATGCAATACTGCAATACTTTCAGAAATAGTACCTTTTGCCAAATCTTCCTGTTGTTCCTCAGTTAAACACTCGTAAAATACACTTGGTGACACTACAAACCACTCAGGAATCGGCAAATT from Roseofilum reptotaenium CS-1145 harbors:
- a CDS encoding Fe(3+) ABC transporter substrate-binding protein; translated protein: MRLNRRHFILAAGTGIVAVAGKKLISTGPAIAQRTSLNLYSSRHYDTDDELYESFSRATGVKVNLIEGKAEQLIERVKSEGANTRADVLLTVDGGNLWRAKQDGILQSVNSSTLNQKIPNNLRDPQGYWFAFSKRARVIMYNKNKVSKSQLSTYEDLADSKWKGKILIRSSSNIYNQSLVGSLLAAHNENQILAWSRGMVSNFARSPEGNDTAQIKACAAGVGDIAIANSYYLARLGKSRAREDQQVFNTIGLFFPNQTGPNGRGTHVNISGGGVVKHAKNQQAAIEFLEHLAERQAQQFFAEGNNEYPVVAGVPLDSVLQGFGSFKADPLNPDVFGKNNAEALKLMDRAGWK
- a CDS encoding PEP/pyruvate-binding domain-containing protein; translated protein: MTYILTAQNTIHSQELGGKGAALAQLQALNLPIPEWFVVSPSVFYECLTEEQQEDLAKGTISESIAVLHLNCKVKAELEQALKILSPNRELVAVRSSAVDEDGADYSFAGQLESFLFVPVEEVADRVVEVWRSGFSDRLLAYRQQHHLGNPKPPAVLVQRMVNAEVAGVAFGADPVTGQRGLTVISAVSGVGDALVSGEVDGQTYRINRQTTVISAPEEHPLLDVEMIEQITDLVHQVGAHFGRPQDIEWAVENNRVYLLQARPITGLAKLPDPDGQLNLWDNSNISESYSGVTTPLTFSFARRAYEEVYRQFCLLMSVDKTVVENNSQTFNRMIGLVQGRVYYNLLSWYKVLSLLPGFQVNRRFMEQMMGVKEPISDEILESIGIQASQKTALSVQIMDSLRLLQTVAGLGLNFILLQSKIQRFYQRLAQGLGQKFKGLELQDLRADELVAHYRDLERQLLRSWDAPLINDFFAMIFYGILQNLAQSWCNESTGTLQNDLISGEGGMISAEPAIRVKELARLVAKDEELTQVFCEGELGEILSHLKNTSEVEQNYEAYLHKFGDRCLGELKLESPTLFDNPLPLLRSVGQLAKSGQFQDSASVSGDLRQAAEAKVSQTLGHFGVKRWLFDWVLYNARERVRDRENLRFERTRLFGHVRRIFVELGKRFIALDLLQDYRDIFYLEVNEILGFVEGTNTCTNLPGLIKLRKSEFAEYQQNSDIGDRFETRGIVYQGNRFQENRASVPPSDNSDSTLQGLGCCPGIVEAQVTVITNPENAILEPGRILVAERTDPGWIMLFPAASGVLVERGSLLSHSAIVAREMGIPAIVSIPGVTRFLKDGDWVKMDGSTGRVERIHPSS